The DNA region CTTCGGAGCGAGGACCACCACCACTCCAGTAGGCAAGGTGATCAAGGGTAAACCCCTCTTCAAGAAGCCGATAATGGACATAATGGTGGCTCACGGGATACCTTATGCAGCTACAGTTTCTCCTGCCTACTGGAACGATGCGCTCGTCAAGTTCAGGAAGGGTTTCGAGGCGGAGGGTCCAGCATTCATTCACGCCTTCTCCACATGTCCACTCGGCTGGGGAAGCGCCCCAGAGGATACGGTGAAGATTATGAAGCTGGCCGTCGAGACATGCGTCTTTCCTCTCTACGAGGTCGTGGATGGGGAGTACAGGCTCACCGGTCCGAGCGTATCCATAGCCAAGAATCCCGACAGGAAGAAGCCCGTCGAGGAGTACTTGAAGCTTCAAGGAAGGTTCAGGCACATGTTCAAGCCTGAGAACAAGTGGATGATAGAGAAGTTCCAAGAATGGGTAGACAGACAGTGGGAAACCCTGCTGAAGAAAGCGGGTTACTGAACCCCTCACCTTTCTCATTTTTGGAGGGATTTGTAAGGAAAAACGCTTGCTAGTTTCGGTCAGAACTCTTCCTCTTCTTCCTCCCAGAATATCTCTTCTTCCTCTTCTTCCTCCCAGAAGTCCTCGTCTTCGAGCCACTCCTCCTCTTCTATCCCTTCCTCAAGAGGTATAACCTCTTTCACCTCTCCCTTCTCTATCTTGACTCCGAGAAGGGCTCCGCAGTTGGGGCACTGTATTTCTCCCTCGTAGTCCTCCTCGTCCAAGTAGAATTCATAGCCGCATGATGGACATGTTATCTCCACCAATGCCGACACCGCGTTGCTAAGCTTGACTACACTATATATAAGTTTCGGAGGGATCCGGTAGATTAGTTAAACGTTTTAGATAATAGTGGCCATATTATATAGATAAATAGGTTCATTCGCCATCATATAGAAACATTATCTGAGTTACTGTTAGGATTAGACACCGGAAACGATCCTCAACTACCGTACCTGATTAGTAGCAGCGCTAGGACTAACTCTATGATGCCCCCGAGCAGGGCTAGGGAGAACAGTCTGTAGCTCACGTTTAGCTCGATAGATAGGGTGCACGCCTCTATACACGGATTACTCTGGTATCCCAAGAAACCGAGTATCCCCCAGCTGGAAATGCCGATGATGAGCAGGGATATGGCTAGAATCAAGTAGGATGCCCTCTTAAACTTGAAGTAAGCCAGTGATATTAGAAATATCGCGATGTAGCTGAACCTAAGGGTATAGCAGGAGAGGCACGGTCTGATGCCCTGAACGAACTCCGTATAGAAGCTCAGGAGGATCCCTACTAAAGCTATGAACGCTATAGTAAGGGAGATTGCCTTGGTGGACATACCCATCCCGTTCAATTCCCGAGCATCACATAAAAAATTTTTAAGATTTTCATACGTCCTCCTTGAGGTAAAGGAGTTCCCTTCCCCTCCAGATAGCAACAATCCTATGGTGTGGTATCTCCCTTCCGTCCTTCAGTATCACCCTATCGCTCCTCACTTCGATCTCGTCCCCTCTCACCTCTTCTAGGTCGTTTGAGGACCCTCTGCTCACGAATACTATTCTAAACTCTTCAGGCTTCACCCTAGGATCCCACACCATCGACTCTAGGATAGACCTGACCCTGCCTTTTCTCACGTGAATTCCAAACGACGTAGTAGTTTAATTGGATGATGCATATCCAGCACTAGGTTGAAAATGAAAGTGCTGGCAGTGTCCGATGTACATGCGCCCGTATGGCTGAAGGATCTAGAGAATGCTGTGAGTAGGAAGCAGAAAGGAGAGTACCTCATCCTGATAGCAGGTGACATGGTAGATAGAGGGAACTACAAGCAGTATCGAAGGGTAGTGGATGTCTTGGAGGGTCTAGGAGATGTCAGGATGGTGGCTGTCTTCGGCAATGACGAGTACGATAGTGTGAAGGATGCCATAAGGGAGGAGAACCCTGAGGTAACGTTTCTCGATGATGAGAGCATAGTTTTGGAGGTGGAGGGGCGGAGGGTAGGCATAGTTGGGTCCAGAGGGAGTCTGGAACTCCCTACTACGTGGCAAAAGAGAAACATCCCAGGGATAGAGAAGATCTACAGCGAGAGGTTGAGGGTGATAGGAGAGATGCTCAGAGAGCTCAGGGAAAAGGTTGATGTAACAGTTCTCCTTACCCACTACGCCACCACGACGAAGACCATGAAGGGTGAGAATCCCAGGGCTTGGAGGTACTTGGGCCACAGGGGGTTCGAGAGGTACATGAAAGAGGGGCTCGTAGACGTTGCTGTCCACGGACATGTTCACAACGGGAGTAAGACCGCTAGAGTCGGCAATACCAAGGTATACAATGTGGCCTTCCCCATTTGGTGGGAACTGGTTGAGATAGATCTGAGGAGCGAGCGCATTTCAATAGAGGAGTTCCTGTCCAAGTAGTTGATTGGGGGTGATCTCGCCTGAAAATAGTATTGACTACTGTGGAGCGGGAGGGAGATGCCGAGAAACTTGCGTCCTCACTGTTAGGAGAGAAGCTAGCTGCATGCATCTCTTTCTTCCAAGTTAGAAGCTTGTACTGGTGGAAAGGGAAGATAGAGAGGGCTCAAGAGTTCCTCCTGATTATCAAGACCGCTGATGAATTGATGGATAGGTTGATAGAGTATCTGACCGGGATACATCCTTACGATGTTCCCGAGATAGTGGTCCTCCCCGTGGAGAGGGTATGGGAGGCGTATGAGAGGTGGTTGAGGGATGTCACGCTACGATAGGCAGATCCCACTCATAGGGGAAGATGGTCAGAGGAGGCTGAGTAATTCACTCGTAGCAATCGTGGGGCTGGGAGGTATAGGTTCTCCCTTGGCCCTCTATTTGGGAGGTGCTGGAGTTAATCTAAGGCTAATAGACGGCGATCTCGTCAGTTTGGATAATCTTCACAGGCAGATCCTGTACGGGGAGGATGACGTGGGTTTACCCAAGGCTCTAGTTGCTGAAAGGGAGATCAAGAGGAGGAATAAGGAGATAGAGGTGGAGGGAATACCCGAGCCCCTCACCGAGGGTAATATAGGCGATGTGCTCTCGGGGGTCGATCTAGTACTCGATGCGACGGACAACTTCGCCACTAGGTACCTGATAAATGAGTATTCCGTTTCTCACAGGATTCCCTTCATCTACTCCGCTATCTCCGGCTTTTATTTCGCAGTAACGTTCATAGTTCCTAGGGAGACTCCCTGCTTGAGGTGCATGTTCCCAAACGTCCAAGACAGGGGCCCTGTTCCGGTCTTGGGGATGACTCCGGCTCAGGTCGCCTCCATAGCAGCCGTGGAGGCCGTGAAGTACTTAGCTGGCATGGAACCCTCTCTTAAAGGTAAGTTGCTGATGGGAGATCTCAGGACGATGGAGTACACGGAAATAAAAGTGGAGAGGGATCCCAAGTGCCCGGTCTGTAGCAGGCTGTTCACAGGAGGTCCTTGATGTTCCTCCCCTCGTATATGAAGCTCCTTAACTTGGCCGGTAGCTCCACGATCCTCACCCTCACCTGTTCCATAGTATCTCGATCCCTGAGGGTGACTGTCTCGTCCTCCATCGTCTGGTGATCCACCGTAACGCAGGCCGGGGTACCCACCTCGTCCATCCTT from Thermoproteota archaeon includes:
- a CDS encoding disulfide bond formation protein B, whose amino-acid sequence is MSTKAISLTIAFIALVGILLSFYTEFVQGIRPCLSCYTLRFSYIAIFLISLAYFKFKRASYLILAISLLIIGISSWGILGFLGYQSNPCIEACTLSIELNVSYRLFSLALLGGIIELVLALLLIRYGS
- a CDS encoding thiamine pyrophosphate-dependent enzyme, with the protein product MVAKAVWRPDIKELARIEGQKRPVESGHRLCAGCGAGIIIRQIAMAARKPLVWINATGCVEVATTIFPYTSWNIPWAHNAFENAAAVGSGVEAARKKLARVNRFDGDPDVELDYDVIVLGGDGGTYDIGLQAISGAFERRHKIMYVLYDNEAYMNTGIQRSGGTPFGARTTTTPVGKVIKGKPLFKKPIMDIMVAHGIPYAATVSPAYWNDALVKFRKGFEAEGPAFIHAFSTCPLGWGSAPEDTVKIMKLAVETCVFPLYEVVDGEYRLTGPSVSIAKNPDRKKPVEEYLKLQGRFRHMFKPENKWMIEKFQEWVDRQWETLLKKAGY
- the cutA gene encoding divalent-cation tolerance protein CutA, whose protein sequence is MEREGDAEKLASSLLGEKLAACISFFQVRSLYWWKGKIERAQEFLLIIKTADELMDRLIEYLTGIHPYDVPEIVVLPVERVWEAYERWLRDVTLR
- a CDS encoding metallophosphoesterase; its protein translation is MKVLAVSDVHAPVWLKDLENAVSRKQKGEYLILIAGDMVDRGNYKQYRRVVDVLEGLGDVRMVAVFGNDEYDSVKDAIREENPEVTFLDDESIVLEVEGRRVGIVGSRGSLELPTTWQKRNIPGIEKIYSERLRVIGEMLRELREKVDVTVLLTHYATTTKTMKGENPRAWRYLGHRGFERYMKEGLVDVAVHGHVHNGSKTARVGNTKVYNVAFPIWWELVEIDLRSERISIEEFLSK
- a CDS encoding HesA/MoeB/ThiF family protein, with amino-acid sequence MSRYDRQIPLIGEDGQRRLSNSLVAIVGLGGIGSPLALYLGGAGVNLRLIDGDLVSLDNLHRQILYGEDDVGLPKALVAEREIKRRNKEIEVEGIPEPLTEGNIGDVLSGVDLVLDATDNFATRYLINEYSVSHRIPFIYSAISGFYFAVTFIVPRETPCLRCMFPNVQDRGPVPVLGMTPAQVASIAAVEAVKYLAGMEPSLKGKLLMGDLRTMEYTEIKVERDPKCPVCSRLFTGGP
- a CDS encoding RNA repair domain-containing protein, whose amino-acid sequence is MRKGRVRSILESMVWDPRVKPEEFRIVFVSRGSSNDLEEVRGDEIEVRSDRVILKDGREIPHHRIVAIWRGRELLYLKEDV